The Gaiellales bacterium DNA window TGAGCGCGGCCGGCGGCCGGCCGCCGTCGCCCTGAGTGCTACGGTGGCGCGCCGATGCGCCGCGAGATCGCCCCAGGCTACGTGCTCGACGACGACCCACGCTGCATGGATCTCGACGCGGTCCACGACTACCTGTCGAACCACGCGTACTGGGCGCTCGGGCGGACGCGGCCCACGGTCGAGCACCTGGTGTCCTCCGCGTCCCGCGTGATCGGCGTGTTCCATGAGGGGCGGCAGGTCGGCTTCTGCCGGGCGGTCTCGGACGGCGTCGCGCACGGCTACCTCGCCGACGTCTACATCCTCGAGCAGCACCGTGGCCGCGGGCTCGGCGTGGCGATGGTGCAGGAGATGGTGGAGGGCGGAGCGCTTGCGGACGTCCGCTGGATGCTCCACACGCGTGACGCGCACACCCTCTACCAGCGGTTCGGCTTCGGGCCGCCGAGCGAACGGGTGATGGAGCGGCGCGACCCGTAGCCGCCTTCCCTGAGGCGGCCACGGGTCGCGCGCGCCGCGTCCTAGTTGTTGATGACGATCATCCCGTCCCGGGCGCCCACCGTCTTGCTGATGCCCGATCGCGAGAAGCGGGCGGCGGTGCGGCCGGTGTTCACGAGGATGTAGCCGTGGCTGTAGCGGCGGGTGATCAGGCCGCCCGACGTCTTCGCGTCCGCGACGGCGCGACCCAGGCTGCCGGCCTTGTTGAAGAAGTCCCACCACTTGCCGGCCTGGGCGTCGGTGCCGACGCTGATGCGGTCGCCCTTGCCGGCCCC harbors:
- a CDS encoding GNAT family N-acetyltransferase, with product MRREIAPGYVLDDDPRCMDLDAVHDYLSNHAYWALGRTRPTVEHLVSSASRVIGVFHEGRQVGFCRAVSDGVAHGYLADVYILEQHRGRGLGVAMVQEMVEGGALADVRWMLHTRDAHTLYQRFGFGPPSERVMERRDP